Proteins from one Suncus etruscus isolate mSunEtr1 chromosome 3, mSunEtr1.pri.cur, whole genome shotgun sequence genomic window:
- the ZNF281 gene encoding LOW QUALITY PROTEIN: zinc finger protein 281 (The sequence of the model RefSeq protein was modified relative to this genomic sequence to represent the inferred CDS: deleted 1 base in 1 codon), translating into MKIGSGFLSGGGGGGGGGTGGSSGSGGSSGSSGGGRRGAREMEPSFPQGLVMFNHRLPPVTSFTRPAGAAAPPPQCVLPNATPAAPASRPPPPPSQQPPVVVAPDMTFKKEPAASFPSSQQQQQQQQQQQPPPPPPPQRTSWGFLQSLVSIKQEKPAEPDEQQHHHHHHHHHHHHHHFAGLFAAGADEQQRSPGLGGGGDGAGHGVIQDLSILHQHGQQQQQQQAAQQQQQHHHHRDVLLSSRTDDPHGNHEEPKQDANVKKAKRPKPESQGIKAKRKPSASSKPSLAGEGEGAILSPSQKPHICDHCSAAFRSSYHLRRHVLIHTGERPFQCSQCSMGFIQKYLLQRHEKIHSREKPFGCDQCSMKFIQKYHMERHKRTHSGEKPYKCDTCQQYFSRTDRLLKHRRTCGEAIAKGAASADPASASASAAVGTANHNSMGNLAALSQGNTSSSRRKAKSKSGIAVENKEQKPGKAGESSLSNSMSLQSYSVEMPSASSGGGILGPGMEELQKRVPKLIFKKGSRKSNEKNYLNFVSPLPDLIGQKPLSGKPSGSLGLVTNNSVETISLLQSAGGKQGQISSNYDDAMQFSKKRRYLPTASSNSAFSINVGHMVSQQSVIQSAGVSVLDNEAPLSLIDSSALNAEIKSCHDKSGIPDEVLQSILDQYSNKSESQKEDPFSIAEPRVDLHTSGEHSELVQEGSLSPGTQTPVNDKAAVLQEYSKYLQQAFEKSSNTSFTLGHGFQFVSLSSPLHNHTLFPEKQIYTTSPLECGFGQSVTSVLPSSLPKPPFGMLFGSQPGLYLSALDATHQQLTPSQELDDLIDSQKTLETSSAFQSSSQKLSSQKEQQKNLESSTSFQIPSQELASQIDPQKDLEPRTTYQIENFAQAFGSQFKSGSRVPMTFVTNSNGEVDHRVRTSVSDFSGYTNMMSDVSEPCSTRVKTPTSQSYR; encoded by the exons ATGAAAATCGGCAGCGGGTTCctgagcggcggcggcggcggcggcggcggcgggaccGGCGGCAGTAGCGGCTCCGGCGGCTCCAGCGGCTCCAGCGGCGGCGGCAGGAGGGGCGCGCGCGAGATGGAGCCCAGCTTCCCGCAGGGTCTGGTCATGTTCAACCACCGGCTGCCCCCGGTCACCAGCTTCACCCGGCCGGCGGGCGCGGCCGCCCCTCCCCCGCAGTGCGTGCTCCCCAACGCGACCCCCGCAGCCCCGGCC AGCCGCCCCCCCCCGCCGCCGTCGCAGCAGCCCCCGGTGGTGGTGGCCCCGGACATGACTTTCAAGAAGGAGCCGGCGGCGTCCTTCCCGTCctcgcagcagcagcagcagcagcagcagcagcagcagccgccgccgccgccgccgccgcagagGACCTCCTGGGGATTCTTGCAGTCTTTGGTGAGCATCAAGCAGGAGAAGCCCGCAGAGCCCGACGAGcagcagcaccaccaccaccatcatcaccaccaccaccaccaccaccactttgCGGGGCTCTTCGCCGCCGGCGCCGACGAGCAGCAGCGGTCGCCGGGCCTCGGTGGTGGCGGAGACGGGGCCGGCCACGGCGTCATCCAGGACCTCAGTATTCTGCACCAGCAtggccagcagcagcagcagcagcaagcggcccagcagcagcagcagcaccaccaccaccgcgACGTGCTACTCAGCAGCAGGACTGACGACCCCCACGGCAACCACGAGGAGCCAAAGCAGGATGCCAATGTCAAAAAGGCAAAGAGGCCAAAGCCAGAATCTCAGGGAATCAAAGCCAAGAGGAAGCCAAGTGCATCTTCCAAACCATCGCTGGCGGGAGAAGGGGAAGGTGCCATCCTGTCCCCCAGCCAGAAACCTCATATCTGCGATCACTGTAGCGCTGCTTTCCGCAGCTCCTATCACCTGCGGCGCCACGTCCTCATCCACACCGGCGAGAGGCCCTTCCAGTGCAGCCAGTGCAGCATGGGGTTCATCCAGAAATACCTCCTGCAGCGGCACGAGAAGATCCACAGCCGGGAGAAGCCCTTCGGCTGTGACCAGTGCAGCATGAAGTTCATCCAGAAGTACCACATGGAGCGACACAAGAGGACGCACAGTGGAGAAAAGCCATATAAATGTGACACTTGCCAACAGTATTTCTCACGGACCGATCGGCTGTTGAAGCACAGGCGCACGTGTGGGGAAGCCATAGCCAAGGGAGCCGCCAGCGCAGACCCCGCGTCGGCCTCCGCCTCGGCTGCGGTGGGGACGGCGAACCACAACAGTATGGGCAATCTGGCTGCGTTGTCTCAGGGAAATACAAGTTCCTCGCGGAGGAAAGCGAAGTCGAAAAGCGGCATTGCTGTGGAGAACAAGGAGCAGAAGCCCGGGAAAGCCGGCGAGTCATCCCTTTCCAACAGCATGAGCCTGCAGAGTTATTCGGTGGAGATGCCGTCCGCCTCTTCCGGCGGGGGCATCCTGGGCCCCGGCATGGAGGAACTACAGAAAAGGGTGCCCAAACTCATCTTCAAGAAGGGAAGCAGGAAGAGCAATGAGAAAAACTACCTTAACTTTGTGTCGCCACTGCCAGACCTGATTGGGCAGAAGCCCTTGTCTGGGAAACCCAGTGGCTCCCTTGGCCTGGTGACCAATAACAGCGTGGAGACCATTAGTCTCCTCCAAAGTGCAGGTGGCAAACAAGGTCAGATAAGTAGCAATTATGACGATGCCATGCAGTTTTCCAAGAAGAGAAGATACTTACCAACTGCCAGCAGCAACAGTGCCTTTTCCATAAACGTGGGCCACATGGTCTCGCAGCAGTCTGTCATCCAGTCTGCCGGTGTCAGTGTTCTAGACAATGAGGCCCCCTTGTCACTCATTGACTCCTCAGCTCTCAATGCTGAAATTAAGTCTTGTCACGACAAGTCTGGAATTCCTGATGAGGTTTTACAAAGTATTTTGGATCAATACTCCAACAAATCAGAAAGCCAGAAAGAGGATCCTTTCAGTATTGCGGAGCCCCGAGTGGATTTACACACCTCAGGAGAACACTCAGAGTTGGTCCAAGAAGGAAGTTTGAGCCCGGGCACCCAAACGCCTGTGAATGATAAGGCAGCCGTGTTACAAGAATACTCCAAATACCTCCAGCAGGCTTTTGAAAAATCCTCTAATACAAGTTTTACTCTTGGACACGGTTTCCAGTTTGTCAGTTTGTCTTCACCTCTCCACAACCACACTTTATTTCCAGAAAAACAGATATACACTACATCTCCTTTGGAGTGTGGTTTCGGCCAATCTGTTACCTCAGTGTTGCCATCTTCATTGCCAAAGCCTCCGTTTGGAATGTTGTTTGGATCTCAACCAGGTCTTTATTTATCTGCTTTGGATGCTACACATCAGCAGTTGACACCTTCCCAAGAGCTGGACGACCTGATAGATTCTCAGAAAACTTTAGAGACTTCATCTGCCTTCCAGTCGTCATCTCAGAAATTGTCTAGCCAGAAGGAACAACAGAAAAACTTGGAGTCTTCGACAAGCTTTCAGATTCCATCTCAGGAGTTAGCTAGCCAGATAGATCCTCAGAAAGACCTAGAGCCTAGAACAACATACCAGATTGAGAACTTTGCACAAGCGTTTGGTTCTCAGTTTAAGTCGGGCAGCAGGGTGCCAATGACCTTTGTCACTAACTCTAATGGAGAAGTGGACCATAGAGTAAGGACTTCAGTGTCCGATTTCTCAGGGTATACAAATATGATGTCTGATGTAAGTGAGCCATGTAGTACAAGAGTAAAGACACCCACCAGCCAAAGTTACAGGTAA